The DNA sequence TGTGCATTACTTTTTGCCATGCAGATATTTACAGTAGCACATTTTGTAAAAAAAGTGGATGTCTTGGATTTATCTATATTCCAATTCTTGGTTGTAGCTTGTTTTTCAAGTATTATTATGATTATATTTGAAAGACCATCTATAGAAATGATAATTAAGGCAATGCCGGCTCTTTTATTTGTAGGACTTCTAAGTGGAGCTTGTGGATATACATTACAAAATATTGGCCAGCAGTATGTTAGACCAAGTATTGCCAGTCTTTTGATGAGTCTTGAGAGTGTTTTTAGTGCTATATTTGCCTGGATAATACTGGGAGAAGTTTTGGGAAATCGTGAAATGATAGGAGCTATACTTATGTTTACCGCTATTATATTGGCACAGTTACCTATCAAAAGGACAGAATGATGGATATCTATGATTTAATAAAAAATGAAGAAAGAATATCCTTTATAGGTATGTGTAAGAATGCAGGTAAGACTACAGTACTGAATGAAGTAATAAAAAGATCGCATGAAAATAATGAAAGCGTAATACTGACCTCAATAGGTAGGGATGGAGAAGAGCTTGATCTGGTAACCAATACAAAGAAACCGGAAATATATATTTACAAAGATGATTATATTGCAACTGCAAGAGATTTGATAAAATATTGTGATATTACAAAGGAAATAGTGGAGAGCACAGGAATATATACTCCTATTGGAGAGATTATAATCATCAAGGCTATTAGTGACGGATTTGTACAAATAGCAGGACCTTCCATTGCTACTCAGATGTCAATACTATGTGAGAATTTCAAAAGATACTCTAAGAGTAGGATTTTGATAGATGGTGCACTTGAGAGAAAAAGTATAGCTACAGAGAAGGTGAGTAATGTAGCAATACTTTCAAGTGGTGCTTCATACAGTTTGGATATGGAAAAGACTATAAGAGATACAATATATACCACAATGCTTTTTTCACTTCCTAAATTTCATCTTGATTTACCGAAAGATTTTAGCAGAGATACTTATAGAGATAAGTATTATATTATAGAAGAAAACACAATAAAGCAAAGTGATAAGAAAATAGACTTAAGAGAGATATGGGCAAGAGAGAGCGATATGGAGAATATTTTTGTAAACGGAGCTTTAAGCGATGCTATGATAAATTCGCTGCTGCTTTCCAATGCCAAGCTTGAAGGAAAGCAACTGGTATTTTTGGACGGTTCAAGAATTTTGATAAAGTATGATAACTTTGAAAAACTAAAAAGAAGAGGATTGATATTCTCATGTATTGATACAATAAATATTTTGGCAATAACTATAAATCCTTTTTCTGCCTATGGAAATCACTATGATAGTGAAGAGTTTTTAGAAAAGATGCAGGAAATGACAGAATTGCCGGTTATAAATATTGCAAACAAATATAGGGGGTAGTATGGATTTTTGGCAGAGGGAAAATATTGGTTTTGAATTTATAAAAAGTAAGATGTTGCCTGCAACTCCTTTTGGAATGGAACTTAAAAAAAATATAAGACCTTTTGGAAGAGATGAAAGAGATATACTTAATGAAGAGCTGAACAATTTAAATAAAGTATATCAAAAATATGATTTAGTAAAATCAGATATCAATACGATTAGAAGGATATTCATGCAGATGAAGGATGTGAGAGGTTCTATTAGATTTGGTGTAGAGAATGTATTATCAGATATAGAGCTTTTCGAGATAAAAATTCTTTTGATGCAGATAGAAAAATTAAAACCATTTATTGAAAGGGTATCCATGGAACTTTCTCTGACAGGATTTAGGATAGAATCTGTAAGTTTCGTGGTAGATATACTGGATCCTGACGGAAGGAGAATACCTACCTTTGCTGTATATGATGAATATTCAGATGAACTGAGAGATATCAGAAAGAAAAAGCGTGAAATAGAAATTAAAATGCAGGAAAATGCCATTGCTTTTGAAGAATGGAAGGATAGAAGACTTTTGATGGCAGTGGAAGAAGAAAAGGAAGAAAGAAGGATAAGGGAAGAGTTATCCATTAAACTAAGACCATATTTTGATATAATAATATTGAATATAGAAGTTATATCAAGATTTGACCTTCTTTTAGAAAAATATCGTGTAGCGAAACTTTACCCGTCCTGTTTTCCTGAGATTAAAGACGACATACTTTTATTAGAGGAGACAAGAAATCCATATATATGCAATATACTTGAAGAGAAAAGCCTAAGCTTTACGCCTATCTCAATAGAGATGTCACAGGGTACAACAGTGATTACGGGTGCAAATATGGGAGGTAAGAGTGTTACATTAAAGACTGTAGCATTAAATACATATCTGGCATTATGTGGTTTCTTTGTATATGCAGATAGAGCAAGTATTCCTCTTTTTGACGAAATAATAATGATATCTGAGGAATCACAGTCTGTAACCAAGGGGCTTTCAAGCTTTGGAGCACAGATAGTTGAGTTGAAGAATCTTTTAAATGAGATTGAAAAGAAATTTGTTTTTGCCATACTGGATGAGTTTGCTAGAGGTACAAATCCTAAGGAAGGTGAGGGCATAGTAAGAGGCTTGGTGGCACTTTTAAATAAAAAAAAGGCTATGAGTTTGCTGGTAACTCATTTTGACCATGTGGCAGAACTCTCAGGAAGTCATTATCAAGTGAAAGGCCTACAAGGGACTTTAGAGGATAGAATATCAAAAGCATTACTGACTAAATCAAATGATGATGCAAAAATCGTTGCAATAGCAGAGTTTATGAATTATGGTATTTTTAAGGTGAATAAGGATGTAAAACCTCCCAAGGAGGCATTAATGATTTGTAGACTTTTAGGATTACAAGAGGAACTTTTAGATATTTTAACAGAGATAAATTAGAAAGGCAGGAGTATGCCGCTTACTATTAGGGATATCATTGAGAACAATTTTTTTCCGGGTACAGAGCTTATGACCGGAAGGGAAAATGCCGGAAATATAATCAGCTGGGTCAACGTACAGGAAATACTGGATTCTGTGGATATGGTCGGAAGTGGTGAACTTCTTATAACAACCGGATTTGATTTGGCTGATCATACAAGATATTTCAACTTAATAAAGAGACTTAAGGCAAAGGGTGTAGTGGGGCTTATGGTTCAAACCGGATATTATGTGGACAGTATACCTGTATATATCTTGGAGTCCGCCAGAAAATACAAATTTCCGGTTCTGGAATTGCCGGCAAGCTTTTCGTTTTCAGAAGTTTTAAAGACTTTGATCAGTGAGATAAATAGAGAATCGGTATTGGGAAATCAGAGCTATCTGGACTACAATTATTTCTATCCAAAGCTTAAGAAGAAACTGAAAGAAAGCCTTGAAAGAGGCATAGGAAACAAACAGGAATTGGCAGTGTTAGCTGTTTCTGCAGTGAATGTTTATAATGAAGTAGGATCTGATGTAGCTGAGGCATTTGAAAGTATAAATTCGCTGGTTGTATTTAGATGTGACACATATATATGTCATTTTGAAAAAGGTCTTCAAATGACTTTTTGTATAGGAGTAGAAACCGGAGAAAAGCTTAAAGATCTGATGGATGAGATACAGGTGGTACTTATAAGATTGTCAAATAAGGTGGGGTTAAACCTTTTTGCCACTGCAGATGTTTTAAAAGATAATAGTGGACTTGAAATTGCTATAAAACATTGTATGGAAGCCTTACAAACCTTGCACAGTATTAGAGCTATCAGAGGTATTTGTATTTATGAGCATATGGCATTCCTAAAAAAGATGTATTCAATATATAGAACAAATACTCTGTATTCAAAGGAAAATAGGGTATTAAGACTTTTACTTGACAAGGACAGGGAGTCAGACAGCGATTATATAAAGACTGTAAGATTTTTACTTGAGGAAAACGGTAATGTAACAAGGGCTGCCAAAAGACTTTTTATACATAGACATACTCTAATAAATAGAATGGATAGTATCAAAGATTTAACAGGTTTTAATTTTGATGATTACTATGAAAGACTGGATTTATCGCTGGCCTTGATACTTAATGATTTTTTCGATTGATTTTATAAGATATAGATTGCAAAAGATACTGTAATCTGTATCTTTTTTATTTTAAATATAAGATATATCACATATTAAAGATGGGATATATCAATATTTTCACAATATAAATATTAGAATTATACATGTTGTCCACTAATTTGTATTTTTTAATATACAAATAGTCAGTGATAAAAATCTTAAGTTTATTGTAATATATAGATACATAAAAAGGATAAGAAGATTTATCTACGTGAGGAGGAAAATATAATATGGTTAAATCAACAATTAGACTTCGTATGAGTGCTCATGATGCACATTATGGTGGAGAATTGGTAG is a window from the Lachnoanaerobaculum umeaense genome containing:
- a CDS encoding PucR family transcriptional regulator; the protein is MPLTIRDIIENNFFPGTELMTGRENAGNIISWVNVQEILDSVDMVGSGELLITTGFDLADHTRYFNLIKRLKAKGVVGLMVQTGYYVDSIPVYILESARKYKFPVLELPASFSFSEVLKTLISEINRESVLGNQSYLDYNYFYPKLKKKLKESLERGIGNKQELAVLAVSAVNVYNEVGSDVAEAFESINSLVVFRCDTYICHFEKGLQMTFCIGVETGEKLKDLMDEIQVVLIRLSNKVGLNLFATADVLKDNSGLEIAIKHCMEALQTLHSIRAIRGICIYEHMAFLKKMYSIYRTNTLYSKENRVLRLLLDKDRESDSDYIKTVRFLLEENGNVTRAAKRLFIHRHTLINRMDSIKDLTGFNFDDYYERLDLSLALILNDFFD
- the kamC gene encoding lysine 5,6-aminomutase reactivase ATPase KamC is translated as MDFWQRENIGFEFIKSKMLPATPFGMELKKNIRPFGRDERDILNEELNNLNKVYQKYDLVKSDINTIRRIFMQMKDVRGSIRFGVENVLSDIELFEIKILLMQIEKLKPFIERVSMELSLTGFRIESVSFVVDILDPDGRRIPTFAVYDEYSDELRDIRKKKREIEIKMQENAIAFEEWKDRRLLMAVEEEKEERRIREELSIKLRPYFDIIILNIEVISRFDLLLEKYRVAKLYPSCFPEIKDDILLLEETRNPYICNILEEKSLSFTPISIEMSQGTTVITGANMGGKSVTLKTVALNTYLALCGFFVYADRASIPLFDEIIMISEESQSVTKGLSSFGAQIVELKNLLNEIEKKFVFAILDEFARGTNPKEGEGIVRGLVALLNKKKAMSLLVTHFDHVAELSGSHYQVKGLQGTLEDRISKALLTKSNDDAKIVAIAEFMNYGIFKVNKDVKPPKEALMICRLLGLQEELLDILTEIN
- the kamB gene encoding lysine 5,6-aminomutase reactivase subunit KamB, producing the protein MDIYDLIKNEERISFIGMCKNAGKTTVLNEVIKRSHENNESVILTSIGRDGEELDLVTNTKKPEIYIYKDDYIATARDLIKYCDITKEIVESTGIYTPIGEIIIIKAISDGFVQIAGPSIATQMSILCENFKRYSKSRILIDGALERKSIATEKVSNVAILSSGASYSLDMEKTIRDTIYTTMLFSLPKFHLDLPKDFSRDTYRDKYYIIEENTIKQSDKKIDLREIWARESDMENIFVNGALSDAMINSLLLSNAKLEGKQLVFLDGSRILIKYDNFEKLKRRGLIFSCIDTINILAITINPFSAYGNHYDSEEFLEKMQEMTELPVINIANKYRG